The stretch of DNA ACTCCCGAGCAACAACCAGGAGCTCGGCCTGAGCAACAGGTCAGGTCAGCCGGGACCACGGACACTGCTTTAGCAATCCCGACCCTGGTCCTTGACGACCAGGAATCAAGTCCTTCATAGCCAGGCTCGCACCCCACTGCCGGGTgggtgctgggggcggggggggggctcagAGGCACACGTTGATCTGCTTGGAGAGTTCTCTCTCCAGGTCCAGGATGAGGGCATCAAAGTCTTTGAGGTTCAGGTGAGGGTTGAAGGGCGCGTCGAATTCGTCTTCGAAGTCGGCACTGCCGCCCGGCCctgccatctcctcctcctcctcctcctcctcgtcctcctcctcctccaaatCGCTGTCGCTGCCTGTCACGTGGTCGTAGTCCGCCCCAGAGAGGAAGTCTCGCCCGCAGATGCTCCAGTCGCCTGCGTAGCGATTGCTTGGAGGGCTCTCCGGGCCTCTGCGGCCTCGTGGCCGGGTCACCACCCCGGGCCCCGCCAGCGGCGCCTGTTCTTCGGGCCGCAAGTGTGGAGTCGTGTTCTGAGGCTCCGGGGGCCTGCGGGTGTCTGCGGGGGAGCAAGGGAGGGGCTGCACTGAGGGCGCACACAGCAGCAGCAACGGGGCCTGGGAATGCGAAAGCCACGGCCAGAGGCCACCTCAAAGATGGGGTgggagccgggcgcggtggcgcacgccttcaatcccagcactcgggaggaagaggtaggaggatcgtcatgagttcgaggccaccctgagactacctagtgaattccaggtcagcctgggctagagtgagaccctacctcaaaaaaacatatatatagagatagatagatagatatagatatgtatagatatagtgagaccctacctcaaaaaaccatatatatatatatatatatatatatagagagagagagagagagagagagagagagagaaagagagagagatagagatagatatgtatagatatagatagtgagaccctacctcaaaaaaccaaatatatatagataggtagatagccagccaggcatggtggcacacacctttaatcccagcactcagggaggcagaggtaggaggatcgccgtgagtttgaggccaccctgagactacagagtgaattccaggtcagcctgggctagagtgagaccctacctcaaaaaaccatatatagatagatagatagatagccagccagccagccagccagccagccagccgggcatggtggcgcacgactttaatcccagcactcgggaggcagaggtaggaggatcgccgtgagctcgaggccaccctgagactacagagtgaattccaggtcagcccgggctacagtgagaccttaccttgaaaaaccaaaaataagtaaataaagagagGGTGCCCCCCTCCACCTCACCAGGTGTGACTGGGCCGGTAGGGAAGTCAGGTGGGCTCACCTGGCCAGGACTGGAGCAGGTAGTGCAGCACCTCGATGTGGCGTTTGAAGTCCACGGCGCCGCTGACGCCGGCCCCGGAGCCCCGAGCGCGCGGCCTGGCCAGGGCGAGCGCCTGGCGTGCGGGCAGCAGCACCGGCCCGAAGCACACGGCCAGGTTCTGCGGGGTCATGCGGTTGTGCGCGTGGAAGGCGGAGACGAGGCGCAGGTGGTCCAGGAGCAGCGTCAGCGTGGCCTGCggaggggaggggcagagagagagagagagagagagagagagttgcgaGGGTGGGGCAGAAGTCTGGCAAACCGGGACCCTTGTTGCACCTAAGGAATGGCTTGAGCGGctgtaaaccaggctggagagatggcttagcggtcaaggtgcttgcctgcgaagccgaagtaagacccaggttcgattccccaggacccaggtaagccaggtgcacaagatggagcTTATTCACGGCAggtgggggccctggtgcacccattttctctctcagtaaaaaaaataaaataaaataaaataaaataagggctggagagatggcttggcggttaagcgcttgcctgtgaagcctaagaacccgggttcgaggctcggttccccagtgagccagatgcacaagggggcgcacgcgtctggagttcgtttgcagaggctggaagccctggggtgcccattctctctctctccctctatctgtctttctctctgtgtctgttgctctcaaataaataaataaataatttaaaaaaaaagaaagaaattgaggttcTGTCCCATAGCCTGGATGTAGCCAAAACTATTTATCATTCGAGATTAAGATTGTGATTCTATTTTACTGGAGGGAGATTAAAGCTGTAAGATTAAGCCTTTGGAGTGCTgtgcttggtggcgcacgcctttaatcccagcactcgggaggcagaggtaggaaggtcgccatgagttcgaggccagcctgagactacatagtgaattccaggtcagtctgggccagagtgagaccctacctcgaaaagctgagaggaaaaaaaaaaaacaaaagattaagggctggagagatggcttagcggttaagcgtttgcctgtgaagcctaaggaccccggttcgaggctcaattcccgaggatccacattagccagatgcacaagggggcgcacgcgtctggagttcctttgcagtggctggaagccctggcgcgcccattctctatctgcctctttctctctgtctctgcctctcaaataagtaaatacaattaaaagaaaagattaaagcTTTGGAGTGGGGAGAGCTCTGACTTGAACCCACGCATTGTTGGGCAGGGTTAGCACGAATTTCGTTTTGCGGACAAAGCAAAGGAGTCGTTCAGAGCCCACAGACAGCAATTTCCTGTCttccatgcagcccaggctggcctggaactcactaggtagccgaGGCTGGTCTCCCAGCTCACCATGTCCACGCCTGCCACATGCTGGGATGGCCCCTGTGGCCCATCTCAGCTGGCTCGAGTCTGTTTTGCACCCAGCCTGGCTGTGTGTGAACGTGGACAGTTCAGCCCGCTTGCTCTAAGCCGGGGGTTTCTCACCCAGGAGCTGACCCACAAGCAGTGAGCACTTTGTTGGCGTGAGGTGGTCTCCTGTGTTTACTGCCCGCAGGCTGCAGCGCAGGCGAAAGGCTCCACCGCCGTCCTCCGTCCCCGCTGCTCCCACCAGGGCCGACTCACCCTCTCCACATCGGGCAGGCAGCTGAGGAGCCCTCGGGTGCCCTCAGGACCCAGGGAAGCCCTTCCTGAGTGTCCTTGAGCCATGGCTTCCAGCACCACTTGGTACAGCGGCTGGGTGATGAGAGGCGTGGGTAACTCTCGTAGGTAATCCTTAAGGATGCCTGCAGACACACAAGGTCCCCTGTGGTCAGGGCACTTGCCCGAGGCCAGAGCGGTCCTTGGGACTGCGGAGGGTGGCGGTAGGAACAGGAGGACAGGGTTAGGAGATAAAAGACCAACATCAGGCAGGAGGGACAGACGCCGGACAGTACCAGTGGGGAGACGAAGGCTGAACGGGAAGAGGGGGCCACACTGACCCGTGATGACGTTGATGTCAGGGTACGCGTCCTCAGAGAGAGAGACGGCGCTGCTGTCCCTCTCAAAGGCGTCCCTCAGCTCTTTCTTCACAGCTGCCGAGCCACACAGCCGATACAGTCCCACCACCTGGGGAGGGTCAGAGACGGGGTGTCCTCCCGGGGCCATGGGGATGTGGGGTCCGGAGGTCTGGGCCAGGGTGGGATGCTGTGGGACAGGAAACGGGGAGCCTTGTCTCCTCACTGGCTGTCCTGATGTGAATGCCTCCGAGCCAGACTGAGGTAACTTGGTGGGACTGTTtcgaaaagtaaaaagagggctggagacacggcttagcggttaaccgcttgcctgtgaagcctaaggaccccggttcgaggctcggttccccaggtcccacgttagccagatgcacaagggggcgcacgcgtccggagttcgttttcagaggctggaagccctggcgcacctgttctctgtctgtctatctgcctctttctctgctgctgtttaataaataaataaaaataaacaaaaaaaaaggatttaaaaaaaattaaaaaaagaaaagtaaaaagagccgggcatggtggctcatgcctttaatcccagcaccttggaaggatcgctgcaagtttgaggccactctgagactacatagtgaattccagctagcgtgagaccctacctcggaagaccaagaaaaaaaaaaaaaaagtaaaaagagccgggcgtggtggcgctcacctttaatccccagcacttggaaggcagaggtaggaggattgccatgagttcgaggccaccctgagactacatagtgagttgcagttaagcaagagtgagcccctacctcgaaaaccaaacaaagTAAAAGGAAAGTTGGGAagcagctcagtgatagagtgcttgcctagcatgcatgaagccacGGGTTCAAGCCCCACCGCTGCATAAATGGGAGGTGGTGGCCGCGAGGAAggtcagaagctcaaggtcatcctcagctacatagatagttcaaggccagcctgggttagagactctgtctcaaaggagaaaataaagtgCCTCTTGGCTGCCCAGATAATACTTGGCCCCCTTGTCAAGGGGCTCTCTCCTCGGACTTCTCTCTCATTACATCTGCCTCACGGAAGCCTTCTCTAAGCTTCCCccagacccccacccccagcacataAGCTTTAgggagagacagggtctcactatgaagcccaaggctggcctcaaattcatcatTCTTCTGTCAcaagtctctcaagtgctgggattatcaggGAGGGACACCACAGTAGGCTCTCTTCccttctggtctttttttttttttttaatttgagagagaaagagaaagaatgggcacaccagggcctccagccgctgcaaacgaactccagacgcaatctccctcttgtgcatctggctaacgtgggacctgaggaatcgaacttgggtcctttggctttgcaggcaagtgctttaatggctaagccatctccccagccctggactttttttttttttttttttttttttgagttagggtctcaccctagcccaggctgacctggaattcactctgtagtctcaggatggccttgaactcacagcgatcctcctacctctgcctcccgagtgctggcattaacagCGTGTGCCATCAACGACGAgctgacttttaaattttatttatttatctttaaatttttttttaatatttatttattaaagagagacagacagaaagaggcagagagaaggagagggagaatgggcgcgccagggcctccagccactgcagacgaactccagatgcgtgcgcccccttgtgcatctggctaacgtgggtcctggggaatggagcctggaaccggggtccttaggcttcagaggcaagcgcttaaccgctaagccatctctccagcccttattttattttatttttttaactcggTCTGACCTTTGAGTAATTAGAACAGTTTTCCCCTTCAGGAGGGTGGGATCCTCTTGTTCGTTATGGGGATGGGCGAGCCCCAGCTTCTGCTGGCTTGAGTGTTAAGGTCAACGAGGGCGGGAGGGTTCCTTGCTCCTTTAGGTGCATGTTGGAACCCAGAACAGCTCGGGTGAAGGAGTGCTGGGaggtgtgtctgtctgtctgtctgtggtgggggtgggggtgggggtgggggggacgggGCTCACCCGCAGTCCTCTGTGCTCAATCTGTCCAACGCATTTGCGGATGATGACAGGCACCTGGCCCGGGGAACGTTCGCGATCCACCAGCAGGTGCAGGGGAAGTCCGAAGACGCGGGGCTCGGGTGTGGCCGGTGCTTCCTGCCGCTCCGACAGGGTCAGCTTGGCATAGAGCAGACCCTGGGGCTCCAGGCGGACTGCCAGTTGCTGGGCCTGGCATCCTGAGGGTGTGGGAGAAgcggagctggggggggggggctgtcccCAAGGTGCTTTTGTGCCCTTGGGCCTAGTAGTCTAGACAACCCTTCACTTGGAGCCCAGTGCCCCAGACGCACAAGAG from Jaculus jaculus isolate mJacJac1 chromosome 21, mJacJac1.mat.Y.cur, whole genome shotgun sequence encodes:
- the Syde1 gene encoding rho GTPase-activating protein SYDE1, which translates into the protein MAEPLLRKTFSRLRGREKLARKKSDAKERGRPAQHIEPTPPEPEPQALQVSQAGAEGPPSPEAPRSPARGAYLQTLEPSSRRWVLGGAKPPEEAALGPGTPGSGEPAGEIWYNPIPEEDPRTPAPEPLGSQPASPEPEGPNLQGAASGSPPTKTSRAKSPGPARRLSLKMKKLPVLRRRLSLRGSRTGRDRDRERDGAAPAGSVISRYHLDSSVGTPGRASVAGGARSPRAGYLSDGDSPERSTGPPSPTAFQPYEVGLAAPRGPPAALWGRLSLHLYGLGGLRPAPGATPRDLCCLLQVDGVAQARTGPLRAGPDFLRLDHTFHLELEAARLLRALVLAWDPGVRRHRPCAQGTVLLPSVFRGCQAQQLAVRLEPQGLLYAKLTLSERQEAPATPEPRVFGLPLHLLVDRERSPGQVPVIIRKCVGQIEHRGLRVVGLYRLCGSAAVKKELRDAFERDSSAVSLSEDAYPDINVITGILKDYLRELPTPLITQPLYQVVLEAMAQGHSGRASLGPEGTRGLLSCLPDVERATLTLLLDHLRLVSAFHAHNRMTPQNLAVCFGPVLLPARQALALARPRARGSGAGVSGAVDFKRHIEVLHYLLQSWPDTRRPPEPQNTTPHLRPEEQAPLAGPGVVTRPRGRRGPESPPSNRYAGDWSICGRDFLSGADYDHVTGSDSDLEEEEDEEEEEEEEMAGPGGSADFEDEFDAPFNPHLNLKDFDALILDLERELSKQINVCL